Below is a genomic region from Phycisphaerae bacterium.
GCTGCTCAGCGTCCCGGAGGGCGACGACAAGGTCGCCAAGTACTACACGCTCTTCCAGCGGGCAGACATCATCCTGCTCACCAAGGTCGAGTTGCTCCGCGTGTTGGATTTCCGGATCGACCGGGTGCAGGATGATCTGGCCAAGCTGAATACCCGGGCGCCGTTCATTCAGCTGTCGGCGAAGACGGGCCAGGGCATGGACCAGTGGATCACCTGGCTTCACCAGCAGCGGGCTGCGGTGAGATAGCGGTCGAGATCTCCGGCCAGACAGTCTCGCCCCAACCGCCGCGTTGACGGCTCGCCGTCCGAGGACTTCGGCTGCAATATGGATGTCATTCGTTCCCGTCCGGTGCTCGTGATTCTGGCACTCGTCCTGAGTGGTACGCCTGCGTTTGCCGCGCGAACAAGATCTCAGCCTCGCCCCCAGGTCACGCTGCCCGCGGCTGCGGAGTTCAGGGGGATGTGGGTCACGCGTTTCGAATGGCCGAGCCCCGACCAAGCCCAGTGCCGAGCCAGGATCGACCAGATCCTGCGCACCCTGGCCCGCAACCACTTCAACGCGGCCATCTTTCAGGTTCGCGGGCAGGCGGACACTCTCTATCCTTCGCCCGAAGAGCCCTGGTCGCCGATGATGTCGCCGAACGGCGCGGAGCCCGGTTGGGATCCCCTGGCGTACGCCGTTGAGATTGCTCACCAGCAGGGTCTGGCGTTTCACGCCTACATCAATACCCACACCATTTGGCAGCACGACCGCAAGGAGGCGCCGTTGGTTCCATCGCACCTGTTCTACCGGCACGGCGACGCTGCGACACCCGGTTGCCATGATTGGCTGATCCACGACGACCAGGGTCGACCGGTGCAATGGGGCGGCGACAACTACGTGTGGCTGGCACCGGGGGTACCTGCCGCCCAAGCCTACATCCGCAGGCAAGTCATGCACGTCGTGCAGCAGTATGACGTCGACGGGGTTCATTTCGATCGCATTCGCACGGCCGGCGCGGAGTTCTCCCATGACCCGATCTCCGTCTCTCGCCAGGAACCGGGCAGCGAGGGCAACCCGGCCAACCTCGACTTCGGCGACTGGACGCGTGACCAGATCACACGGCTGCTCGGCGACCTCTACGCCCAGATTGTCGAAACGAAGCCACGGCTGATTGTCAGCGCCACCCCAGTGGGCCTGTACCGCCAGGGCCGCTATCCCAACTACCCGGACGACTTCCACTACGGCTACTCGAAGTGCTACCAGGATGCCCAAGCCTGGATGGTCGCCGGGGCCATGGACTTGATTGTGCCGCAGATCTACTGGAGCGACGGCGGGAAGCCGCCCGACTTCAGCCAAGTCCTGCCGGACTGGATTGCCCACAGCGGTGGGCGACACGTCTGCGCAGGCCTGGTCAGTTCGATGATCGACAAGGAGATCATTCACCAGGTTCAGGAGACCCGCAAGCAAGGCGGGACAGGTGAGGTGTTCTTCTCATACGGGTCGTTCAACAGGAAGGGCTACTTCCGGCTGTTCAGCCGCCCGGGCGGGCTGTATGCCAGGCAGGCGGCCATGCCCTCCATGCCGTGGAAGGAGAGCCCTACCGACGGGATCGTCGTGGGTACTCTTCTCGATGCTGTTAGTGCGGAGCCGGTGGTGGACGCCTGGGTGGTCCGGACGGGCAGTGGACATGTCGCCTTGTCTTCCGGCGATGGTCTGTACTCGTTTCTCAAGGTTCCGCCCGGTACGCACGCGCTGACCATTCGCAAACGAGGTTACGTCGAGCGGTTGGTCGACAATGTGGTGGTCAACGCCGGACAGGTCGTGCGGGTCAACGCGGCCATGCTGCGGCAACCTGCCACCCGGCCGGCCGACATGGATGAGCAGGTGGCGGAAAGCCAACCGGCCGGTCCGCCACAGCCAAGTGATATCCTGGTCGCGGACCACGCCGGTGCGTCGTCCCCCGCTCGAACATCTCACGGCAAGGGCCTGGGCTTCCTCGCCTGGACTGGCATCCTGCTGCTCGCTGGGAGCATCTCGGCCACCCTGGTGGTGTACTTCCTCCGGCGAACCGGCCGACCCGAGGTCTGACGTCCATCCGTCCCATCTGCTTAGCCTACTGGGCGGCCCCCTTCTTTCGGAAAGCATCCACACTGATCGCCCCGTGGCCGGTCATGGTCAGCAGCAGGGCGGAAGTGAAGAGGATCACGTTCGCGTGGAACGGTCCCTGGTCGCTATAGAACTTCCCATTCTCGTACAAGGCGATGGTGAAGCTAGCGAGCATGAGGGACATGGCTCCGGCCGGCCAGCGGCCCAGGGCGCCCAAACCGACCAGGCCGCCCACGATGATCTCCAGGAAGGGCAATGCATAGCCATAGGGAGCTGCGAACCAGACCGGCAACCAAGCGGGCTTCATGCCCAGGAAGACCGTGCGATAGAACTGGGCAACACCACCCTCCGCGCTGATCTTGTGGACGCCCGCCAGCACAAAGTACAACCCGAGGGCAAGCCGATTGAGCAAGAGCACCAGGTCCATCAGGCTTTTCTGCGATCCCGCCGCGGCAGCAGACATAAAGAGTACCCTCCTCTACTTCGCTCGGTAGGCCTTGCGAATCACGGGAGGATCGACCGGCTGTGATTTTTCGCCACCCATCATCGGGCTGTTGACCGTCTTGACACTCTTGATCTTGTCAACCGTGTCCATGCCGGCAACCACCCGGCCAAACGCGCAGTAGCCCCAGCCGTCGTGTGCGGGATAGTCCAGGTTGTTGTTGTTCTTGACGTTGATGAAGAACTGACTCGTGGCCGAATGCGGCTGGCCCGTGCGAGCCATGGCGATCGTACCTTCTTCGTTCTTCAGGCCCTGCTTGGCTTCGTTTTGAATCCCCTCGTGCAGGCCCTTCTGCTTCTCCCCCTCCATACTGACAAAGCCGCCGCCCTGAATCATGAACGTCGGGATGACCCGATGGAAGATGGTGCCGTCATAGAAGCCCTCGTCCAGGTAGCGCAGGAAGTTTGCCACGGTGATTGGGGCCTTGTCGGGGTACAACTCCAGCGTAAAGTTGCCCAGACTGGTTTCGAACTCGACTCTCACGGGGCCGTTGGCCTCTTGCTTCACGGATTTGCTCCTCTTGGTCATGATCTCGCGGAGCACAGCGGCATCGTCTTTGATGGCCTTCTTCTTGCCCGCGGCGTCGAGCCGGCCCAGGCTGTCATCCTCGATGACCACGTCACCCTTGAAGCCGGCGTCGAAGTAGTAGCCGAGGATCTTGTCGAAGTCCAGATCTCCGGCCCGAATCGTCTCGGTGTACCTGCCGTATTCCCACCCCTTGTCACGCTGCTTCTCGCGGCGATCCTCGGGGTACTTGATGCTCTTGGCGTGGGCGTACCGCACATGGGGCGCGAATGTCCTGGCCAGATCGTAGATTGTGCTCAGCGGATGGCCGTACCAGTACATGTTGCAGGCGTCATGGGCCAGGCCGACTTGGTCGTTGGGTACGGCCTCCATGATTGGCTTGAGGACCTCGCGCTTGTTGAGACAAGGCCCGAGGTTCTCGACAGCGAGTTGAACCTTGTTGGCCTTGGCGAGAGGAGCGACGGCTTTCACGAAGTCGATCGCCCGCTTGGTGAAGGCCTGCTCGTCGAGGTCGCCGGCGCCCAGCGGCATCATGATGACCGGAACCTTCATTTCGCCAGCGGCTTTCGCGGCCTTCTCGACCCACGCGATGCTCGCGGTGTCGTCCTTGTTCTTGGCGAAGGGGATCACCGTACAGAAGGAGACAATCTCGCAACCGCCCTTCTTGGCTGCCTCGAGCACCTTCTGACGGTTCTCCGGCGTATCGATCCGATAAGGATGCTCCTTGCCCTCGAAAAGGCCCGGGCAACTCAGGTCCGGCTTGAGCTCCACCTCCAACGCGGTTGTGGTGACCTCCTTGGCGGCCGCCCAAACCGACTCGGCATCGAAGCCGCTCAGGTAGCCGTCCCGGATCCCCACCCGGCTCTCGCCGAACGCCACGCACGAGATCATTGCCACGCCAAGCACAGCACAAAGCAGTCTAAGTCCCATTTATCCGCTCTCCTCTGCAGGAATGATCTTGCTCACGGCATCACGGCCACAGTCTGATTCACTCTCGGGGCGGTAGCGGGCCAGTGCATCTCCTCGCCGTCGCTGGTCGGCGCCTCGATGTAGTATTCGGTGGTCGTTGCCCCACGGGCCGCCGTCGGCAACCGGCCGGTCCACACGCCGCGGCCGGCATGAGACAAGGATACCGTCTCGAACTCGGGTGTGCCAATTGGCCGCCAATGAACCGTGACCCGGCTCGGAGCCGTCGTATCCAGCACCACAACCCGCAAGGAGAGATCCTCGCCGCGGGCGGTGCTGGTGCGAACCTCGGGCACGAAAAGCCGGGGGGGGCCGGTGTATGTCGAACCCGGCATAGCGTAGGCCGGTAGCGGTTCGCCCAGTGCCTTGACCAAGGCCTCGCCGGGCCGATCGAGCATCGCGGGCATGTTGTGCTGCTGCCAGTTGGCGATGGTGCCGATTTCGCCGGTGTTGCTGACCGTCACCAAGAGCCAGCGATAGATCTCCCCCACCGCCTCAACGAGTGTTCTGCGAGCGGGCAGGGCCTTCTCCCTGGCCATCTTCTTGCGGGCGTCGATGTCCTTCTGAGCCTCAACCTCCTTGAAGACCTCATTGTACCTAGCCCAGACACAGTTTGCCCAGGCGACGGCCCGAAGGTAGCGGAACTGGTTGAGCCAGAAGTCGAAACGATCGAGATTCCCGGCGCCCCTAACCAGTGGCCGCAGGGCGACCATCTCATCGACAAACGCGTACTCCCTAGCTACCTCATCCCACGGGCGAGGATCGGGCATCACTCCGCCCGGGCCGTCGATCCAGGTCGTTGGTCGCGGCAGGCGGTTGTCCAGCCGTGAGAACAGCTCACCCACCTTGGGGCCGGCCTCCTTGCCGAAGTGGGCCGCCGCCCAGTCGCGATAGAATTCATCGGAGGGCAAGTATCTGGGATAGGCGGACGTCGATTTCGGATCCGCCGCATAATCCTTGTACACCGGTCCGCCGCAGTTGATCTTCTGGACACCCCCCGGCCCCTGAGAGACGATACCGGCCACGCACGGCTCGCCGACCTTCGGCACGAAGGCGATGTCCAGCCAACCGTCGGTGACGGGGATGCCATCACAGGGGATACTCAGGGCCGTGTTCTTGCCCGCCCGGGCGAAGACATCCAGATCCGCTAGGACCTCGCGGCCATTGATCTTGACGCTGAAGACCCGCTTGCCCTTCTCGTCGTGGACGGGTTCGCAGAACTGCAGGATGACGCGGTAGGCCCCATTGACCACTTCCAGGCCGTAGGCCGACATCCCTGATCGGATCGTCTGGTAGAGGGGCGCGTCCTGGGTCTTGGCGATGGCCGCGCCTGCAAACTCAGCCGCCTGACCGCCGTTCGGACCGAGGATGCGGTTCTTGGTCCCGCGCCATCGTTCCTGATCCCAGGCCGCCTGAGCCAGGGCGGAGAAGTTAGGGCCGAGCACCCGTGTCCGCCAGTGAATGCCCAGCAGGCCGGTGCATCCGTATTCCAGGGCGTCGACTGCGTCCTTCCGCATCCGACCGGCCCAGAGCTGCAAGCTGGTCAGAGCCGGGTCGTCCTCAACCCAGGGAATGGCCCACTTCGGACGACCGGTGACGTTGGCGAAACCCGGCTCAACCGGATCGTGCCCGGTCGCTCGGTTGATGCAGCTCATGGGCATATCTTTGGGCAGTTCGCGGTCGAACAGCGAGCGGTCGAACTGCGGGCCGAGCACCCATCCGCACGTTGCCAGCGTGAACGGCGCCTTCACGGCTTTCGCGGCGGCCATCGCCAGCCGGAGATCATCGAGCGTGGCTTGCACGGTGGCCTCGCTCACGCCTTCCCACGTCCAGCTCTCTGGTGTCCAGAACCAGTAGTAATCGAGCGGGTAGGCCTGCTTGATCCACGTGAACATGCCCTCATAGAGTTTCTGAATATCCTCGGGGGCCAAGGGATTGTTGTCGTCCGCCCGGTAATCCTTGTAGGCCCCCCCGCCGCAATTCACCTTCAGGCTGGTATTGCCGCCCTGGACCGCGATGGCGGCAACAGCGGGAAACTCGGTCTCCTTGGTGAAGTCGATGGCCAGCATGCCATCCTTGACCTCGACATCCTCAAAGGTGTAATCCAGGGCCTTGTTCTTGCCGGCCCTGGCGAAGACGTCCAGCTTCTCGATGACCTGCCTGCCTTGGATCTTCACGCCGAAGACGCGTTTGCCGGGAGCATCATAGGCGACTTCGGAGAACTTCAGTGTGACGGTGTACCGCCCGTCGGGGACCCGGAAACGGTATCCACTCACGTCCCACCGAACGCTCTGATAGAGCGGCTGGTCGTCGGTACCGGCGATCGGGCTGGGGTAGGTTACGATGTTGCCGCCAAGAGCCTCGATGGTACTTGGCTTCGAGGCGAGTCGCTCGCGGACCTGCTTGGGTACCGTCAATGGCGTCTCTGTACCGACGCAGGTCTGGACGCCGAGGGCCTGGGCGTACTCAAAGGCCTGGCGTAGCTTCTGCCCGAACAGGTCGAAGAGCGCGTTCTCGTCGTCCGGGCTCGCGGGCCAGGGATTCTTGCCCATCTGGACATCCTGGGACCATGCGTCGGTCTCGAAGAGCTGGGCGGCGCCGAAGTAGTACTCGCTGCTCTTCCACGGCTGAGAGCCCCAGGTACCGCTGACCGTGCTGAAATGCCGCGCCGGGTAGCTGGTTTTGACTCGTCCGTCCGGGCCGAGGTCCTCGGACCTGCCGATCCAGACGGTCGGTTCTGGTCCGACGCCGCCCTCGGGGTAGGTGTGCAGTCCGATAAAGTTCATCCGCAGTTTGGGCAGTTGGGCGATGATTGCCTTGTACCCGTCGGTGCTCCACCAGTCGGGGCCTTCCGGGAAATCGTGGAAAGGCTGGATGCCGCGATGTTCGAAGAGCGGCTTGGCCTGCTCGTCCAGTTCGGGCATGCTCAGCGGGATCTGCTCGTCCGGAACGACATCGCCCTCCAGGTAAAACCGGACCCCGAGGTGCTCGGCGAAGCGGTAGGCGCCGTAGAGGGTAGCCGCAGGATCGTGGCCGATGATGGTCAGCACACGGCGGCCTGCACACGAGGTGGTCTTGAGTACGTAGGAACCCGGACCGACGTCCCCACCCGGCGGGGAGGTGTGGCCCGCACGGTCCAGTGCTGCCCTCGTACCCAAGAGGATTGCGTCGCCGGGAGGCAGACTGGCCGCCGCAACCTCCGTGATAGGCAGCACTTGTCCGGTTCGAAGGTAGATGTACCGCTGGACTTCACGAGCCGCGAACAGTTCCAGGGGTGCCGCTCCTCGGGGCGTGAAGATGGCGACCTG
It encodes:
- a CDS encoding family 10 glycosylhydrolase, yielding MDVIRSRPVLVILALVLSGTPAFAARTRSQPRPQVTLPAAAEFRGMWVTRFEWPSPDQAQCRARIDQILRTLARNHFNAAIFQVRGQADTLYPSPEEPWSPMMSPNGAEPGWDPLAYAVEIAHQQGLAFHAYINTHTIWQHDRKEAPLVPSHLFYRHGDAATPGCHDWLIHDDQGRPVQWGGDNYVWLAPGVPAAQAYIRRQVMHVVQQYDVDGVHFDRIRTAGAEFSHDPISVSRQEPGSEGNPANLDFGDWTRDQITRLLGDLYAQIVETKPRLIVSATPVGLYRQGRYPNYPDDFHYGYSKCYQDAQAWMVAGAMDLIVPQIYWSDGGKPPDFSQVLPDWIAHSGGRHVCAGLVSSMIDKEIIHQVQETRKQGGTGEVFFSYGSFNRKGYFRLFSRPGGLYARQAAMPSMPWKESPTDGIVVGTLLDAVSAEPVVDAWVVRTGSGHVALSSGDGLYSFLKVPPGTHALTIRKRGYVERLVDNVVVNAGQVVRVNAAMLRQPATRPADMDEQVAESQPAGPPQPSDILVADHAGASSPARTSHGKGLGFLAWTGILLLAGSISATLVVYFLRRTGRPEV
- a CDS encoding peptidylprolyl isomerase — encoded protein: MGLRLLCAVLGVAMISCVAFGESRVGIRDGYLSGFDAESVWAAAKEVTTTALEVELKPDLSCPGLFEGKEHPYRIDTPENRQKVLEAAKKGGCEIVSFCTVIPFAKNKDDTASIAWVEKAAKAAGEMKVPVIMMPLGAGDLDEQAFTKRAIDFVKAVAPLAKANKVQLAVENLGPCLNKREVLKPIMEAVPNDQVGLAHDACNMYWYGHPLSTIYDLARTFAPHVRYAHAKSIKYPEDRREKQRDKGWEYGRYTETIRAGDLDFDKILGYYFDAGFKGDVVIEDDSLGRLDAAGKKKAIKDDAAVLREIMTKRSKSVKQEANGPVRVEFETSLGNFTLELYPDKAPITVANFLRYLDEGFYDGTIFHRVIPTFMIQGGGFVSMEGEKQKGLHEGIQNEAKQGLKNEEGTIAMARTGQPHSATSQFFINVKNNNNLDYPAHDGWGYCAFGRVVAGMDTVDKIKSVKTVNSPMMGGEKSQPVDPPVIRKAYRAK
- a CDS encoding DoxX family membrane protein, giving the protein MSAAAAGSQKSLMDLVLLLNRLALGLYFVLAGVHKISAEGGVAQFYRTVFLGMKPAWLPVWFAAPYGYALPFLEIIVGGLVGLGALGRWPAGAMSLMLASFTIALYENGKFYSDQGPFHANVILFTSALLLTMTGHGAISVDAFRKKGAAQ